One window from the genome of Dermacentor silvarum isolate Dsil-2018 chromosome 5, BIME_Dsil_1.4, whole genome shotgun sequence encodes:
- the LOC125946076 gene encoding uncharacterized protein LOC125946076: MTHACINDVLDFCRRRGISDLPKDSRTVLKTERKAQVEQNGSFVHFGLAEGIRQVLQPGQVVPSELKLQGNIDGVPLYKSSQLAFWPILCRITNVEASPPFVVSVYCGAGKPPCLQDYLEPFLQEVSDLISEGISIGDVHVRVSIGAMVCDAPARSYVKCIVGHTGYYACERCNQKGQHLENRVTFPRLHAAARTNASFRSQENKHHHSGVSPFLSLDVDMIAFFPSEYMHLVCLGVMRRLLRNWVCQGHSNRLSRLYRNQLNESLREASKAFPTCFQRKPRGTEELDRWKATEFRTFLLYVGPVVLKPLLPASQYKHFVMFHVAVRILASPQHYREYNVFAKDLLRYFVQELSELYGKKQLVYNVHSLIHLADQCQDHGPLDEFSAFPFESYLGRIKKLLRSSNKPLSQLSRRISELRHSSRNQVKQKLQHVKPGDCFLIDSTPVVVLEIMADHFKGGILPNARDFFKLPLKSSQLNIWRCNTLSNERKVWHLDDLRNTARCLRLNYKQGHVVIPLLHFH, encoded by the coding sequence atgacgcatgcatgcattaacgatgtcctcgatttctgccggcgaagaggcatctccGACCTTCCAAAAGATtctaggacagttttgaaaactgagcgcaaagcacAGGTGGAGCAAAATGGGTCATTCGTGCACTTTGGtcttgcagaaggaattcgtcaagtgttgcagccggggcaagtagttccaagtgaactgaagctacagggcaacattgacggagtccctctttacaaaagtagccagctcGCCTTTTGGcccattttgtgccgcataacaaatgtggaggcatcaccgccatttgttgtcagtgtgtactgtggtgcagggaagccGCCATGTCTGCAGGATTATCTAGAGCCATTTTTGCAAGAGGTCTCCGACCTAATCTCTGAGGGGAtaagcataggagatgttcatgttcgggtgagcattggagccatggtttgcgatgctcctgcaaggagctatgtcaaatgtattgttggccacactggctattatgcgtgcgagcgatgcaaccaaaaagggcagcaccttgagaacagggtgacatttcccagACTTCATGCAGCTGCACGGAcgaatgcatcatttcgatctcaagagaacaagcaCCACCATTCTGGTGTTTCACCATTCCTTTCCCTTGACGTCGACATGATTGCATTCTTCCCATCTGAATACATGCATCTCGTTTGCCTGGGAGTCATGCGACGACTTTTAAGGAATTGGGTATGCCAAGGCCACAGTAACAGACTGAGCAGACTGTATCGCAATCAACTGAATGAAAGCCTGCGAGAGGCATCCAAGGCCTTTCCAACATGTTTCCAGCGGAAACCAAGGGGTACAGAAGAGCTTGATCGGTGGAAGGCAACAGAGTTTCGGACATTCCTCCTTTATGTGGGGCCTGTTGTCCTAAAGCCTCTTCTGCCTGCTTCTCAGTACAAGCATTTTGTAATGTTTCATGTGGCGGTCAGAATTTTAGCATCGCCTCAGCACTACCGTGAGTACAATGTTTTTGCCAAAGATTTGCTAAGGTATTTTGTTCAGGAGCTTAGTGAGCTATACGGGAAAAAACAGCTCGTGTACAATGTACACTCACTAATTCATCTTGCTGACCAGTGCCAAGACCATGGCCCTTTAGATGAGTTTAGTGCATTCCCTTTCGAAAGCTACCTTGGACGAATTAAAAAGTTGCTGCGATCTTCCAACAAGCCACTTTCGCAGCTAAGTAGGAGAATTTCTGAACTGAGGCACTCATCCAGGAACCAAGTCAAGCAGAAACTGCAACATGTGAAGCCTGGAGACTGCTTCCTGATTGACAGTACTCCTGTGGTGGTTCTGGAGATAATGGCAGACCACTTCAAGGGTGGGATTTTGCCAAATGCCAGGGACTTTTTCAAACTTCCACTGAAGTCGTCTCAGTTGAATATCTGGCGCTGTAATACGTTGAGTAACGAGAGAAAGGTCTGGCATCTTGATGACCTTCGGAACACAGCTCGGTGCCTGAGGCTAAACTACAAGCAAGGACATGTTGTTATTCCTCTTTTGCACTTTCACTGA